Proteins from one Acropora muricata isolate sample 2 chromosome 9, ASM3666990v1, whole genome shotgun sequence genomic window:
- the LOC136930100 gene encoding protein mono-ADP-ribosyltransferase PARP14-like isoform X2, with protein sequence MTSQNNLSNDPRASPSNRQNHTFTEFNVESTSQQCSILVEGLPNDATKDLVLNYFENKRRSKGGPVVDADMNSDSRTCRVIFESPEDAIRVAEHSPHNLSGTCLSVSLIKEFEKEEEDHSIEENTEEVEDKLTIIVSGLKSTTTKDTVLFYFENSRRSGGGEVFNVDFNEQGDAVVTFQEVKDSKRLLEGSHKIDDTPIEVKEQPPKKKVPPDPVMVHVQGLNLEKTSKDCLELYLEKFSNVEVKDIQFGSNDNALAVFDSEPDFPTLFDKVHKDTKGVEGRRLRLERVPVCTCVQVTGLSERSSNDTIDFYFDNERRSGGKDVVKVERLWKDEASVFFEDPSSVQNVIRRRHVLEGNKLDVKAYYPFLQDTTTPKKTEIPIDRDVLEFIKRNYDSEFEEVSHELKIEIEDSKDSHSQAIICVSAVDNRKNSIPSLEERVAQLTHFLHDFTKARLEIDSEIFDEITKRWEAQGSVFASRDFQISLNSHQRRAEITGKRLCVDAQMKKMEDSVKAVKEDTELMKTVVEVVEDSLPAPKLHLLEASGICETLRDDQRHVAISVDSIQNQLKMKGPRCHLQEVKIEVFKFISKMVDKTIELPGKVVTVLKRPQVLEFMHDLFTQNEIRAVLFDQSQRSNEITVVGVDSTTAREAEILLQDTVQEMSFHLTPENAALLQSSLWRGFQSSIASNFKVQVTEDLSHSTIWVCGITKSVNECFGKITDFFERNTILCKVIPAERGVIRFVSEVWKTKLEEIKRELSKFSIGINVNPNREAVEVSGTTEGLKCCLPKVRELLDAIQKRFVEIDKPGMKKFFKNEKGQSMLKATGEKNRCIILPKEYHEVENEANELEEEEDFRSSQELICSYVTNEGKKISVFKGDITKENVDVIVNAANSDLKHIGGVAADILRAGGQQIQDECDNYVKNNGSVLEGHVMVSTPGRLTCKKVVHAVGPRWDFKAKRLADEGEETKQERFLKYAVANSLKEAMTCRSIAIPAISSGVFGFPRDLCAKVILDAVLDFCVKNPMCTLSDIRLINIDSPTVQAFEEEMKTRFGAEKNFKEREGHTPEPAFVVEPKRHAFGMLKTKSQYLVTPQNMRITVKPGNLAKEQADIIVGTAASNLNLNQNPCARALRDAAGPTLQQECSRIGQVAPGDIAVNNSPGNLRCKAVIFAVCCEWDNGGARQVLKDLLQKCLQTASAQGARSIAFPSIGTGTLQFPPVEVARIYFDKVISFSQKNPHTTIKDVRFVPYDQDAPTVKAFDGEMKTRLPSKTHHPVKESNQFAGSHMRGRKPVNQRKSPISRAAAFSLRERDQDHLEANVGSLCFQAYPGDITDQTTEAIVVISNEELDVGRSQAGAAILGKGGQTIKKECAKAGRQLPGSVVITKAGNLNARCILHIVPSKPMNVKASVVECLQKAEKEKIASIAFPVIGSGNIGMTAKKSAEVMLSAIHDFSDQQPKFLQIVRMVIFQKEMMKDIRSAIEKASGIIPQEKPGFLKRFTDYLGFTGASNKAHEEMNLADDASLELVIFAGCQKDLNTAVNDINEIMRDKSTRQEIDRHAITKLSLEHSRRIHAIELRYDVKASVESTVGRIVINGQTEDILNATGEIHKLLDQVKEEEEELKTAEALSKVTQWMFKNYDKDSLEPFAPLVNAKIEAAYNKNKPTVDIADGSCRVDFKAMVMEEIQGSGVTEVQRENHTDLLPKHWTPQPKDQNGFERKVHLYELDPAKDSKEFQKVQDAFKVSCPSNNIVKIERVQNPALYATYAIRKKKMDEGNGSKEMSLFHGTAGESCMMINHTGFNRSFHGKNATVFGNGVYFALQAAYSARPTYSPTDANGNRYMYLTKVLVGEYTQGRPGLITPPPKDPNDPTDLYDSVVNDDQNPEIFVVFYDWQCYPEYLITFQ encoded by the exons ATGACCAGCCAAAACAAT CTTTCAAATGACCCTCGTGCAAGTCCTTCAAATCGACAAAACCACACCTTTACAGAGTTCAACGTGGAGTCAACTTCACAGCAGTGTAGTATCTTAGTGGAAGGTTTACCAAATGATGCAACGAAGGATCTTGTGTTgaattactttgaaaataaaaggCGATCAAAAGGAGGTCCAGTCGTCGACGCTGACATGAATTCTGATTCCAGAACATGTCGTGTCATCTTTGAATCTCCAGAAG ACGCCATCAGAGTAGCCGAACACTCTCCTCACAACCTCTCTGGCACCTGTCTTAGTGTGTCTCTTATCAAAGAATTTGAGAAGGAGGAAGAGGATCACAGCATTGAAGAAAACACAGAGGAAGTGGAGGATAAGCTTACTATAATTGTAAGCGGCCTCAAGTCTACAACTACAAAGGATAccgttttgttttactttgaaAATTCACGCAGGTCGGGAGGAGGGGAGGTTTTCAACGTTGATTTTAATGAACAGGGAGATGCTGTGGTAACTTTCCAGGAGGTAAAAG ATTCCAAAAGACTGCTGGAGGGCAGTCACAAGATAGATGATACACCCATCGAGGTTAAAGAGCAGCCGCCCAAGAAAAAGGTACCTCCTGACCCTGTTATGGTACATGTGCAAGGCCTCAACCTCGAGAAGACGAGTAAAGACTGCTTGGAATTATACTTGGAAAAATTTAGCAACGTTGAAGTAAAGGATATTCAATTTGGTTCCAACGATAACGCTCTTGCTGTCTTTGATAGTGAACCAG ACTTTCCGACATTGTTTGATAAGGTGCACAAAGACACCAAAGGTGTTGAAGGCAGAAGGCTGCGCTTGGAACGAGTACCAGTCTGCACTTGTGTCCAAGTTACAGGATTGAGCGAGAGATCATCAAATGACACTATAGATTTCTACTTTGATAATGAAAGGCGCAGCGGTGGGAAAGACGTTGTCAAGGTGGAGCGACTTTGGAAAGATGAGGCGTCGGTGTTTTTTGAGGATCCTTCCA GTGTTCAAAATGTCATCCGAAGAAGGCACGTACTTGAAGGAAACAAACTCGACGTTAAGGCTTACTATCCTTTTCTTCAAGATACGACAACACCAAAAAAAACCGAGATACCAATTGATCGTGATGTTCTAGAGTTCATCAAGAGAAACTACGACAGTGAGTTTGAAGAGGTCTCTCATgaactgaaaattgaaattgaagatTCCAAAGATTCTCACAGCCAAGCTATCATTTGTGTTTCTGCTGTAGACAACAGGAAAAACTCCATTCCTTCATTGGAAGAGAGAGTTGCGCAGTTAACACACTTTTTGCACGATTTCACGAAAGCCCGGCTTGAGATCGATTCCGAAATCTTTGACGAGATAACAAAGAGATGGGAAGCACAAGGCTCAGTTTTCGCTTCAAGAGATTTTCAGATTTCACTTAATAGTCATCAACGGAGGGCTGAGATCACTGGCAAGAGGTTGTGTGTAGACGCACAAATGAAAAAGATGGAGGATTCAGTGAAAGCCGTAAAAGAAGACACAGAGCTCATGAAGACTGTCGTCGAGGTGGTTGAAGACAGTCTGCCAGCACCCAAGCTGCACCTTTTGGAAGCTTCTGGAATTTGTGAAACATTGCGAGATGATCAACGACACGTAGCCATCTCTGTTGACAGCATTCAGAATCAGTTGAAGATGAAAGGTCCTCGTTGTCATCTTCAAGAAGTGAAAATTGAAGTTTTCAAATTCATTTCCAAGATGGTGGACAAAACCATCGAATTGCCTGGCAAGGTAGTAACAGTCTTAAAAAGACCTCAGGTCTTAGAATTTATGCATGATCTTTTCACTCAGAATGAAATACGTGCAGTACTTTTCGACCAAAGCCAGAGGTCCAATGAAATTACAGTGGTTGGTGTGGATTCCACTACTGCCAGAGAAGCAGAAATCCTGTTGCAGGATACTGTTCAAGAAATGAGTTTTCATTTGACGCCAGAAAATGCCGCGCTCCTTCAAAGTAGCCTTTGGAGAGGTTTTCAGTCATCAATCGCGTCGAATTTCAAGGTTCAAGTAACTGAAGATCTCTCTCATAGCACCATTTGGGTGTGTGGAATAACAAAATCCGTAAACGAATGCTTTGGTAAGATCACTGACTTTTTCGAAAGAAACACAATTTTATGCAAAGTTATCCCAGCAGAACGCGGCGTAATAAGATTTGTCTCTGAAGTGTGGAAAACCAAGcttgaagaaataaaaagaGAGCTTTCTAAATTCTCCATCGGCATAAACGTCAATCCAAACAGAGAAGCTGTTGAAGTCTCTGGTACTACAGAGGGACTAAAATGCTGTTTGCCAAAAGTCCGTGAGCTTCTTGATGCCATTCAGAAGCGCTTTGTTGAAATTGACAAGCCTGGAATGAAAAAGTTCTTCAAGAACGAAAAGGGGCAAAGCATGCTCAAAGCCACAGGGGAAAAGAACAGATGCATCATTCTACCTAAAGAGTATCACGAAGTGGAAAATGAAGCCAACGAGTTGGAAGAGGAGGAAGACTTTCGCTCCTCTCAAGAACTTATTTGCAGCTATGTGACAAACGAAGGAAAGAAAATCTCCGTATTTAAAGGGGATATCACAAAAGAGAACGTCGATGTGATTGTCAATGCTGCTAATAGCGATTTAAAACACATTGGAGGCGTTGCAGCAGATATCCTGAGAGCAGGCGGTCAGCAAATCCAGGATGAATGTGACAATTACGTGAAGAATAACGGTTCAGTTCTCGAAGGGCATGTAATGGTTTCTACACCGGGGAGGCTAACATGCAAGAAGGTGGTTCATGCCGTTGGACCAAGGTGGGATTTCAAGGCTAAAAGACTGGCCGACGAAGGCgaagaaacaaaacaggaaCGTTTCCTAAAATATGCAGTTGCAAATTCACTTAAAGAAGCAATGACATGCAGATCAATAGCTATTCCGGCCATTAGTTCAGGCGTATTTGGATTTCCGCGAGACCTTTGCGCTAAGGTCATCTTGGACGCCGTACTTGATTTTTGCGTCAAAAACCCCATGTGCACACTTTCAGATATCCGTCTCATCAACATTGACTCGCCTACCGTGCAAGCGTTCGAGGAAGAAATGAAGACGAGGTTTGGTGCcgaaaagaatttcaaagaacgcGAAGGTCACACACCTGAACCAGCCTTCGTTGTCGAACCTAAACGACACGCATTCGGAATGTTAAAAACCAAAAGCCAATATCTTGTAACGCCACAGAATATGCGCATCACAGTCAAACCTGGCAACCTCGCTAAAGAGCAG GCTGACATAATAGTTGGAACAGCAGCTTCTAACCTAAACTTAAACCAGAATCCTTGCGCAAGAGCACTGAGGGATGCTGCTGGACCTACTCTTCAACAGGAATGCTCCAGAATTGGTCAGGTGGCTCCTGGCGATATTGCGGTCAACAACAGTCCAGGAAACCTTCGCTGCAAAGCAGTCATCTTTGCGGTTTGCTGCGAGTGGGATAATGGCGGAGCTAGGCAG GTCCTTAAGGATCTTCTTCAAAAGTGCCTCCAAACAGCTTCCGCCCAAGGAGCACGGTCGATTGCTTTCCCCTCCATTGGAACCGGCACGCTTCAGTTTCCCCCGGTTGAGGTGGCCAGAATATATTTTGACAAAGTAATATCGTTCAGTCAAAAAAATCCACACACGACAATCAAGGACGTAAGGTTTGTGCCTTACGATCAAGATGCCCCTACGGTTAAGGCTTTTGACGGGGAAATGAAGACGAGGTTACCGAGCAAGACCCATCATCCAGTTAAGGAGAGTAATCAGTTCGCTGGGTCACACATGCGAGGCCGAAAACCTGTCAATCAGCGTAAGTCACCAATCTCCCGTGCTGCTGCATTTTCTTTGCGAGAACGAGATCAAGATCACTTGGAAGCAAATGTCGGTTCACTCTGCTTCCAGGCATATCCGGGTGACATCACAGACCAAACAACCGAAGCCATCGTCGTCATTTCAAACGAAGAATTAGATGTTGGCAGAAGTCAAGCTGGAGCTGCAATTCTCGGGAAAGGAGGtcaaacaattaaaaaggaaTGCGCCAAGGCAGGACGACAACTACCGGGATCCGTTGTAATTACAAAAGCAGGTAACCTGAACGCGAGGTGTATTCTCCACATTGTACCTTCCAAGCCAATGAATGTTAAAGCATCTGTTGTAGAATGCCTTCAAAAAGCTGAGAAAGAAAAGATAGCGTCGATTGCATTTCCTGTAATTGGTTCAGGAAACATTGGTATGACGGCAAAAAAGTCTGCCGAAGTAATGCTATCGGCCATCCATGACTTCAGTGACCAGCAGCCTAAATTTTTGCAGATCGTCAGGATGGTTATTTTCCAGAAAGAAATGATGAAAGATATTCGGTCAGCAATTGAGAAAGCTTCAGGAATAATCCCCCAAGAAAAGCCtggttttttaaagcggtttacCGACTACCTGGGTTTCACTGGAGCTTCAAACAAAGCACATGAGGAGATGAACCTCGCCGATGACGCGAGTCTTGAGCTAGTGATCTTTGCTGGTTGTCAAAAAGATCTTAATACAGCAGTTAACGACATCAATGAAATTATGCGTGATAAATCCACAAGGCAAGAAATTGACAGACATGCAATTACCAAGTTGTCCTTGGAACATTCACGCAGAATTCATGCGATTGAATTACGATACGATGTTAAAGCATCAGTTGAGAGTACAGTGGGACGTATAGTGATCAACGGCCAAACAGAAGACATCCTAAATGCAACGGGAGAGATTCACAAGCTTTTGGATCAagtgaaagaagaagaagaagaactcaaAACAGCCGAAGCCTTGTCAAAAGTTACACAGTGGATGTTCAAAAATTATGACAAAGATTCCCTCGAACCTTTCGCGCCTCTTGTAAACGCAAAGATTGAAGCTGCGTATAATAAGAATAAGCCTACAGTAGACATAGCGGATGGATCTTGCCGAGTAGATTTCAAAGCAATGGTTATGGAGGAAATTCAAGGCTCTGGCGTCACTGAAGTTCAAAGAGAAAATCACA CTGACCTTCTTCCAAAACACTGGACTCCGCAGCCAAAGGATCAAAACGGTTTTGAACGGAAGGTACACCTTTATGAACTTGATCCAGCCAAAGATTCAAAGGAATTCCAAAAAGTCCAAGACGCCTTCAAAGTGTCATGCCCGAGTAACAACATTGTAAAGATCGAACGAGTTCAAAACCCGGCTCTTTACGCAACGTACGCTattcgaaagaaaaaaatggatgaaGGAAATGGAAGCAAGGAAATGAGTCTCTTTCATGGAACGGCAGGGGAGAGCTGCATGATGATTAACCACACGGGCTTCAACAGAAGTTTTCACGGAAAAAATG CTACAGTGTTTGGAAATGGAGTGTACTTCGCTCTTCAAGCTGCTTACTCAGCTAGGCCCACGTATTCTCCGACAGATGCCAATGGTAACCGATACATGTACCTGACAAAGGTCCTTGTTGGTGAATACACTCAAGGTCGACCAGGCCTCATCACGCCTCCACCAAAGGACCCGAATGATCCCACGGACCTCTACGATTCTGTAGTTAATGATGATCAGAATCCTGAGATCTTCGTTGTTTTCTACGACTGGCAATGCTATCCAGAGTATTTAATTACCTTCCAGTAG